In Cryptomeria japonica chromosome 10, Sugi_1.0, whole genome shotgun sequence, a genomic segment contains:
- the LOC131035474 gene encoding histone H4, which translates to MSGRGKGGKGLGKGGAKRHRKVLRDNIQGITKPAIRRLARRGGVKRISGLIYEETRGVLKIFLENVIRDAVTYTEHARRKTVTAMDVVYALKRQGRTLYGFGG; encoded by the coding sequence ATGTCGGGACGCGGAAAGGGTGGAAAGGGGCTGGGCAAAGGAGGTGCAAAGAGGCACAGGAAGGTCCTGCGAGATAACATTCAGGGTATTACCAAGCCTGCCATTCGCAGACTTGCAAGGAGAGGAGGCGTCAAGCGTATTAGTGGCCTCATTTATGAAGAAACCAGGGGAGTTCTCAAGATATTTCTTGAGAATGTTATCAGAGACGCCGTCACATACACTGAGCATGCTCGCAGGAAGACTGTCACAGCTATGGATGTCGTTTATGCTTTGAAAAGGCAGGGCAGGACTCTCTATGGCTTCGGTGGCTAG
- the LOC131035476 gene encoding early nodulin-93: protein MGIVMYARNWWVVRRQDMAMASLPSLLNPPNYSAQFTRKQCSQDGMKAGAKTVAIACIASAISVLIGLRAIPWARVNLNYATQAHIISLATGAAYFTIADRTILASAGKRSFEKLANHMKPFL from the exons ATGGGTATTGTAATGTATGCAAGGAATTGGTGGGTTGTAAGGAGGCAGGACATGGCCATGGCTTCCTTGCCTTCTCTACTCAATCCACCCAATTACAGTGCTCAGTTCACAAGAAAGCAATGCTCACAAG ATGGAATGAAAGCAGGCGCTAAGACAGTTGCAATTGCTTGTATTGCATCTGCAATCTCTGTG TTGATAGGATTGCGAGCTATTCCTTGGGCGAGGGTGAATCTCAACTATGCTACTCAGGCACATATAATTTCCTTAG CTACTGGAGCAGCATATTTCACTATTGCAGACAGAACCATTTTGGCTTCTGCAGGGAAAAGGTCCTTTGAAAAATTGGCTAATCATATGAAACCATTCTTGTAA